In the Neochlamydia sp. AcF84 genome, one interval contains:
- a CDS encoding transposase, whose translation MTTHLLVDGNGSPLSFEVTSAKGDERKQVEKLIDPHMDKLQRLYEFCQVIPILEADKGYDSEELREKLLKRKIYPFIPRRRIGAIKKAEVIVCQLKKWRWQVERAISWLQRKFRRIVVRWERQVKYWKGLLNFSLIMFWIGRLSG comes from the coding sequence ATGACTACCCATCTTCTGGTAGACGGCAATGGCAGTCCATTAAGCTTTGAAGTAACCAGCGCTAAAGGAGATGAAAGGAAACAGGTGGAAAAGCTGATTGATCCGCATATGGATAAGCTGCAAAGGCTTTATGAATTCTGCCAAGTCATACCTATTTTAGAAGCTGATAAAGGATACGACTCAGAGGAACTTAGAGAGAAGTTGCTAAAAAGGAAAATATATCCCTTTATACCTAGGCGAAGAATAGGGGCTATCAAGAAAGCTGAGGTAATTGTCTGCCAGCTCAAGAAATGGAGGTGGCAAGTTGAAAGAGCCATATCTTGGCTACAACGAAAGTTTAGAAGAATCGTTGTGCGCTGGGAAAGACAAGTGAAATATTGGAAAGGGTTGTTAAATTTTAGTCTTATAATGTTTTGGATAGGCAGATTATCGGGATAG